In the genome of Flavobacteriaceae bacterium YJPT1-3, the window TCTTGCTCAAATTGCAAATGGCGAAAGCCCAGCTCCAATTCGTAGCCCTGGCCCACCGACCAATAGGCCGATCCGCTAAGCCCGAACTGCTGAAAAAAGTCGGTATCAGAAAAGCTCACGCTGGCAAATCCGTACCAGCGATCAGAGAAGACCGGATAAGATTCAATTTCGTACAAAGCCCCACCCGTATCAAAGCGATCGCTATAGCTCACGCGCCCCAGCACTGTGCTCTTTCCAAGTAAACGCTGGTACTCCAGACTTGTCGTGTTCCAGGCTTGTTGCCGCGGATAATCGGGTGCAAAGTAAATGAGTTCGTGACCTAGCGCAAACTGATTGCGATACAATTTTTTAATCTGTTGTTGCACTCCGTATTGTTCCTCGGGACCGAGCTGATGATAGGGTAGGGATCGAATAATCTCGCGAGCTTCGGCCAAAGCGCCCAAACCTTGCAATTGCTGGGAGAGGCTTAACTGATAGTCGGTTCGACCATTTAAATAAGGCTTGATCTGATTGGCGTACTCCAGCAGGGCCTCCCGATCTTCGTAAAGGGCCAATTGAGCGATCGCCTTAGACTCGATACTGGCTTCCCGTTCGAGTAGGTAGAGTATATCGCTTGCTGCATCCGCTTGTCGCAACTCTTGATAAGCGGAGATACGGAGGACCCGAGCGTCGTGATAGTCGGGGTATTCCTGGAGTATGCTGCCCGTACTTTGTAGTACAGCATCCCAATGCTCTTTTGCGAATTCCGCTTTCGCGAAAGCAACCTGCTCATCAGGATCCAGTTGCGCATAAGAAAACCAAACAGTAAACAGGGTCGAAACCAAAAAAAGGAAGCGGCGAGAAAGGTTAACGTCCATAGGGGTGTGCGTAAACGCTAAAAATAGTAGTTTTTTGTACTTTAAGCAGTAGGCAAAAAGCGGCTAAAGGTAGCTTATTTTTAAACTCGATTTCTTATGGCACTTAACAATTTTTGTAGGTCGTTCTGTCTTCATCAGAGCGGCCAAACTCCTGTGCATGAAGAGGAATAGGCGCTCTAGATTTATTCCAGAATGTTTAGCAAGCCTGAATGGGCTTTCTTAACTTGTGTTTTTAAATTTCAGACGGCTTTGTTCGACGCTTAGCTTAATAAAAACCTTGATCACTCACCCTTATGAAAAAACAAGTCCTTCTCCT includes:
- a CDS encoding YaiO family outer membrane beta-barrel protein, with amino-acid sequence MDVNLSRRFLFLVSTLFTVWFSYAQLDPDEQVAFAKAEFAKEHWDAVLQSTGSILQEYPDYHDARVLRISAYQELRQADAASDILYLLEREASIESKAIAQLALYEDREALLEYANQIKPYLNGRTDYQLSLSQQLQGLGALAEAREIIRSLPYHQLGPEEQYGVQQQIKKLYRNQFALGHELIYFAPDYPRQQAWNTTSLEYQRLLGKSTVLGRVSYSDRFDTGGALYEIESYPVFSDRWYGFASVSFSDTDFFQQFGLSGSAYWSVGQGYELELGFRHLQFEQDNFNSAVVGVTTYFSNLYVNVRAFLGPQQEDNFIQNYQLNVRYYLSNPENYAFARLGIGISPDDRSRFTQINSNPDLEAYYFNLGFNKSLKRYSFQVLGGYLLEDREAGSGNQWIGAAVLRYRF